One Osmerus mordax isolate fOsmMor3 chromosome 16, fOsmMor3.pri, whole genome shotgun sequence genomic window carries:
- the LOC136959281 gene encoding transmembrane 6 superfamily member 2-like, which yields MEIPVEVCVFLLSLLAPGVLYTINNVPAIQDALPLLGLGAGVLGSVQLLVFLSVRRKKNVDPLYYVFAEFCFTCVVGLTNALEQDGYISGFMTFYVKKGEPHLSTAYAVMMCYWEGVVHFLLLLIMIHRMFRGKSYRNLGLLWVGSSIAHQIIFVPGVVIGKYGSNIRPAFWRNTPFLLLPIWAAFLLFNRPRDLSIIPADKVEAVQKKGLLSRPTDLLLSLGLLACMGLCVFRGMVVLNCPMDACFNYIYQYEPCLKDPVGFPRLTMMVQLFYALPLLAVSLYGLQAPGCTWMLDWTLFFAGAIAQTQWCHIGGSLHSRTPFTYRMPTDKRWEVLLLNLVFLAGPALLALRCHARPAFFMKLVPKGQSNKDKKKN from the exons ATGGAGATCCCGGTGGAAGTGTGcgtgttcctcctctccttgttgGCTCCGGGGGTACTCTACACGATCAACAACGTCCCCGCGATCCAAGA CGCCCTGCCGTTACTCgggctgggggcgggggtgCTGGGGAgtgtgcaactgttggtgtttCTATCGGTCAGACGCAAGAAGAATGTTGACCCTTTATATtacg tatttGCCGAATTCTGCTTCACCTGCGTTGTGGGCCTCACTAATGCTCTGGAGCAGGACGGGTACATCTCAGGCTTCATGACCTTCTACGTCAAGAAG GGGGAGCCCCATCTGAGCACAGCCTATGCGGTGATGATGTGTTACTGGGAGGGCGTGGTCCACTTCCTGCTTCTGCTCATCATGATTCACCGCATGTTCCGAGG GAAGTCGTATCGGAACCTGGGGCTGTTGTGGGTGGGGTCGTCCATAGCCCACCAGATCATCTTTGTTCCAGGAGTGGTTattg GTAAATATGGCTCCAACATTCGTCCTGCCTTCTGGAGGAACACGCCCTTCCTGTTGCTGCCCATCTGGGCAGCCTTCCTGCTCTTCAATAGGCCCAGAGACCTGTCAATCATCCCTGCTGACAAG gtggaggCGGTGCAGAAGAAAGGTCTGCTCTCACGGcccacagacctgctcctctccctgggcCTGCTGGCCTgcatgggcctgtgtgtgttcaggggcatG gtggTGCTCAACTGCCCAATGGATGCCTGCTTCAACTATATCTACCAGTACGAGCCCTGCCTCAAAGACCCTGTAGGCTTCCCCCGCCTCACG atGATGGTGCAGCTGTTCTACGCTCTGCCTCTCCTGGCTGTCAGCCTGTACGGACTACAAGCCCCAGGATGCACCTGGATGCTGGATTGGACTCTCTTCTTCGCTGGGGCCATCGCCCAA aCTCAGTGGTGTCACATCGGGGGTTCCCTCCATTCCCGGACCCCGTTTACGTACCGGATGCCGACAGACAAGCGCTGGGAGGTCCTGCTCCTCAACCTGGTGTTCCTGGCTGGTCCCGCCCTGCTGGCGCTGCGCTGTCACGCACGCCCCGCCTTCTTCATGAAGCTGGTGCCCAAGGGACAGAGCAAcaaggacaagaagaagaacTAG